One segment of Brassica napus cultivar Da-Ae chromosome C3, Da-Ae, whole genome shotgun sequence DNA contains the following:
- the LOC111204078 gene encoding pollen-specific protein-like At4g18596, with protein MAKFFIVFLASALCFTTLLHFAAADADDLDRFHIKGSVYCDTCRVQFMTRLSKVLEGAKVKLECKGRENQTVTLTKEAVTDKEGKYEMVVMGDHEEEVCEIILVESPDAECGEVNNQEFLRNAARISLTANDGIVSNEVRTINPLGFMRKTPLADCPQVFKELGIVPDVIF; from the exons ATGGCCAAATTCTTCATCGTATTCCTTGCCTCTGCCCTATGTTTCACCACCCTTCTTCACTTTGCTGCCGCTGATGCTGACGACTTGGACCGGTTCCACATCAAAGGATCCGTCTACTGCGATACCTGCCGTGTCCAATTCATGACCCGCCTCAGTAAAGTCCTCGAAG GGGCAAAGGTAAAGCTTGAGTGCAAGGGTCGTGAGAACCAGACAGTAACACTGACCAAAGAAGCTGTGACCGACAAAGAAGGAAAGTACGAGATGGTAGTTATGGGAGACCACGAAGAGGAAGTGTGTGAGATCATCCTCGTCGAATCACCGGACGCAGAGTGCGGCGAGGTGAACAACCAAGAGTTCTTAAGAAACGCAGCCAGGATCAGTCTTACGGCGAATGATGGCATTGTCTCTAACGAGGTTCGAACCATTAACCCACTTGGGTTCATGAGGAAGACTCCTCTCGCTGATTGTCCTCAGGTTTTCAAGGAGCTCGGAATCGTCCCTGATGTCATCTTCTAa